Proteins from a genomic interval of Pantoea deleyi:
- a CDS encoding MDR family oxidoreductase, translated as MFKALVIENDEQGYHSLLKDLPESHLPDHDVTLDVSYSSLNYKDALAICNKGPIVRQFPMVPGIDFVGRVTASRHPDWKEDDVALLTGWGVGEKQWGGLAQKASVSGDWLVKVPATLSPLQTMAIGTAGLTAMLCVMALEKQGITPERGPVLVTGASGGVGSYSVSLLARLGYEVTASSGRASDHGWLIDTLGATSVMDREALSQPGKPLAKEQWAAAIDSVGSHTLANVLAATRRDGVVAACGMAQGLDLPASVAPFILRGVTLAGVDSVMCPKPLRQQAWQRLGELLDSERLSRLSRVIPLSEAREGAQALLEGRVQGRLIVDCR; from the coding sequence ATGTTCAAGGCACTGGTCATTGAAAATGACGAACAGGGTTATCATTCCCTGCTGAAAGATCTCCCCGAATCCCACCTGCCCGACCACGATGTCACGCTCGACGTCAGCTACTCATCCCTCAACTACAAAGATGCTCTGGCGATCTGCAATAAAGGCCCAATCGTGCGCCAGTTTCCGATGGTGCCGGGTATCGATTTTGTTGGCCGGGTGACGGCCAGCCGCCATCCCGACTGGAAAGAGGATGATGTGGCGCTGCTGACGGGCTGGGGCGTCGGTGAAAAACAGTGGGGCGGCCTGGCGCAGAAGGCCAGCGTCAGCGGTGACTGGCTGGTGAAGGTGCCCGCCACGCTGAGTCCGTTACAGACGATGGCTATCGGCACGGCGGGCCTGACCGCGATGCTCTGCGTGATGGCGCTGGAAAAGCAGGGCATCACGCCGGAACGCGGACCGGTGCTGGTGACCGGCGCCAGCGGCGGCGTCGGCAGCTATAGCGTCAGCCTGCTGGCACGTCTGGGCTATGAGGTGACGGCATCGAGCGGACGCGCCAGCGACCACGGCTGGTTAATCGACACCCTGGGTGCAACCTCGGTGATGGATCGCGAAGCGTTATCCCAGCCCGGCAAGCCGCTGGCTAAAGAGCAGTGGGCCGCCGCCATCGACAGCGTTGGCAGCCACACGCTGGCGAATGTCCTGGCCGCCACGCGGCGGGACGGCGTGGTCGCGGCCTGCGGCATGGCCCAGGGGCTCGACCTGCCAGCCAGCGTCGCCCCCTTTATCCTGCGTGGCGTGACGCTGGCCGGTGTCGATAGCGTGATGTGTCCGAAACCGCTTCGCCAGCAGGCGTGGCAGCGCCTCGGTGAGCTGCTGGATAGCGAACGGCTCAGCAGGCTGAGCCGGGTGATCCCGCTGAGCGAAGCCAGAGAGGGCGCGCAGGCTCTGCTGGAGGGGCGTGTGCAGGGTCGGCTGATCGTCGACTGCCGCTGA
- a CDS encoding ornithine decarboxylase — translation MTPLKIAASAAVAPSLTLNTARDVVTLDNTDFTDVAAVVVSLADTRSGVLALLRHTGFNLPVFVANAFEEEVMHLPGVSGELNGEPEAWQALEAAAQAYEAALLPPFFETLSRYVDMQNSTFACPGHQGGAFFKKHPAGKQFFDFYGENVFRSDMCNADVKLGDLLIHEGSAKDAQKYAAKVFNADKTYFVLNGTSSANKVVTNALLTRGDLVLFDRNNHKSNHHGALIQAGATPVYLEAARNPFGFIGGIDAHCFDETYLREQIAAVAPARAGEARPFRLAIIQLGTYDGTVYNARQVVDRIGHLCDYILFDSAWLGYEQFIPLMEGCSPLTLELNENDPGIFVTQSVHKQLAGFSQTSQIHKKDNHIRGQRRFCPHKRLNNAFMLHASTSPFYPLFAALDINARMHQGEAGRRMWDECVRLGIDARKAILERCDMILPFVPEKVAGARWQDAPTETIARDLRYFSFEPQEKWHGFAGYARDQYRVDPCKLLLTTPGIDAVSGEYSEFGIPATILANYLRENGIVPEKCDLNSILFLLTPAESPEKMANLVAMLAQFEQHVKEDAPLAEVLPTLYRKNAGRYAGYTLRRLCQEMHDLYVSHNVKDLQRLMFRAAEFPAVRVNPQDAHQAYIRGEVELVPIAEAEGRIAAEGALPYPPGVLCVVPGEIWGGAVQRYFLALEEGLNLLPGFSPELQGVYTEEDDQGRKYLVANMMVEG, via the coding sequence ATGACTCCACTGAAAATTGCTGCCAGCGCCGCCGTTGCGCCCAGCCTGACCCTGAACACCGCGCGTGATGTCGTGACGCTGGATAACACCGATTTTACCGATGTGGCGGCGGTTGTCGTCTCGCTGGCGGATACCCGCAGCGGGGTACTGGCCCTGCTGCGCCACACCGGCTTCAATCTGCCGGTCTTTGTCGCGAACGCCTTTGAAGAGGAGGTGATGCACCTGCCCGGCGTCAGCGGTGAGCTGAATGGCGAGCCGGAGGCGTGGCAGGCGCTGGAGGCGGCTGCGCAGGCGTATGAAGCGGCGCTGCTGCCGCCGTTCTTTGAGACGCTGAGCCGCTATGTCGATATGCAGAACAGCACCTTTGCCTGTCCCGGTCATCAGGGCGGTGCGTTCTTTAAAAAGCATCCGGCAGGCAAACAGTTCTTCGACTTTTATGGCGAGAACGTTTTCCGTTCGGACATGTGCAATGCCGACGTCAAGCTGGGCGACCTGCTGATCCATGAAGGCTCCGCCAAAGATGCGCAGAAGTATGCCGCGAAGGTGTTTAACGCCGACAAAACCTACTTTGTGCTGAACGGCACCTCCAGCGCCAATAAGGTTGTTACCAATGCGCTGCTGACCCGGGGCGATCTGGTGCTGTTCGACCGCAACAATCACAAGTCGAACCATCATGGTGCGCTGATTCAGGCGGGCGCGACGCCGGTTTATCTGGAAGCGGCGCGTAATCCCTTTGGCTTTATTGGCGGTATCGACGCGCACTGCTTTGATGAGACTTATTTGCGCGAACAGATTGCGGCGGTAGCACCCGCGCGTGCCGGGGAGGCGCGGCCGTTCCGTCTGGCGATTATTCAGCTGGGTACCTATGACGGCACGGTCTACAACGCGCGTCAGGTGGTGGATCGCATCGGCCACCTGTGCGATTACATCCTGTTTGACTCCGCCTGGCTCGGCTATGAGCAGTTTATTCCGCTGATGGAGGGCTGTTCGCCGCTGACGCTGGAGCTGAACGAGAACGATCCCGGCATCTTTGTCACGCAGTCCGTGCACAAGCAGCTGGCCGGTTTTTCGCAGACGTCGCAGATCCATAAAAAGGATAATCACATCCGCGGCCAGCGGCGCTTCTGTCCGCACAAGCGTCTGAACAACGCCTTTATGCTGCACGCGTCCACCAGCCCGTTTTATCCGCTGTTTGCCGCGCTGGATATCAACGCCAGAATGCATCAGGGCGAAGCGGGACGTCGGATGTGGGATGAGTGCGTCAGGCTGGGGATAGATGCGCGCAAGGCGATCCTGGAACGCTGTGACATGATCCTGCCGTTTGTGCCGGAGAAGGTGGCGGGAGCGCGCTGGCAGGATGCTCCGACGGAGACGATCGCCCGCGATCTGCGCTACTTCAGCTTTGAACCGCAGGAAAAGTGGCACGGTTTTGCCGGTTATGCACGCGATCAGTATCGGGTCGATCCCTGTAAGCTCCTGCTGACCACGCCGGGCATCGACGCGGTCAGCGGTGAGTATAGTGAGTTTGGTATACCGGCGACGATCCTGGCGAACTACCTGCGTGAGAACGGCATCGTGCCGGAGAAGTGCGATCTCAACTCGATCCTGTTCCTGCTGACGCCCGCAGAGAGTCCGGAGAAGATGGCCAATCTGGTGGCGATGCTGGCGCAGTTTGAGCAGCACGTTAAAGAGGATGCGCCGCTGGCCGAAGTGCTGCCGACCCTCTACCGCAAAAATGCCGGACGCTATGCGGGTTACACCCTGCGGCGTCTCTGTCAGGAGATGCACGATCTCTACGTCAGCCACAATGTGAAGGATCTGCAGCGCCTGATGTTCCGCGCCGCAGAGTTCCCGGCGGTCAGGGTGAATCCACAGGATGCGCATCAGGCCTATATTCGCGGCGAGGTGGAGCTGGTGCCGATAGCCGAGGCAGAAGGGCGAATCGCGGCGGAAGGGGCGC